TTTTCACGAGGAATTCCCAATTGTTCACAAGCCGAATCAATAATTCGAATATTGGCCTGATGCATCAAAAACAAATCGATCTCATGCACACTCATACCAGTTTTGGTTAACATCAGGTCAATAGAGTCGGCGACAGTTCTGACAGCCCATTTAAAGACACTACGACCATCCATACTTAAAAAATGGCGACCATCTTTGATGTCTTCTACCGTAGCAGGATTACGTGTACCACCGGCAGGACGATCTAATAATGAGGAACCGCTGCCATCCGAACCAGTCTGATAGCAAGTTAAACCCTGATGTGGATCCCCTTTCGCCAGCAATACGGCGCCTGCCCCATCGCCAAACAGAGGAGCAACGCGGCGATCTTCAGGATTAACAATACGACTGTTGCAATCTCCACCAATCACCAAAGCCAATTTACTGTTTCCTGTTGCCACGTATTGAGCGGCTGTGACGAGAGAATACATGAATCCTGCACAAGCAGCTTGTAAATCAATTGCGGGCGCATCAAGACCTAATCGATCCTGAACCAGACAAGAAACCGAAGGACATTGATAGTCGGGTGTAAATGTCCCGACAATCAGCAAATCAATGTCTTCAGGACTGACACGTGCAGCACGAATGGCTTTTTGTGCCGCTTCGTAACACAAGTCACTGGTCGCCATTTCTGGAGGGGCATGACGGCGTTCTAAGATACCAGTACGTTGCTCAATCCATTCCGGATCAAAACCATAACGCTCCTGCAGGTCTTGATTGGTAACGATATTATTGGGTACGTAAGATCCACTCGAAACAATTTGTACTCCCAATAATGAATTAGTTCGTTGACTAATCACTTGGCGACCACGCTTACTCTCTATTTTCTTTTTATCAGATGACAATTTCACCTGTTGATTCAGAAGCCCAGACGCGTCCAAGACTGATTCAAGATCAGAGGAATTGACTTGATTTTTGGTTTTATACTTTAAAGAAATTTTGTGCATTATTCTGACATCCTTATTCAGCATTTCCTGACCCCTGAATCAATGTCAGAGCCCAGCCTCCATTCAACACGAATCCTATCGTGATGTAGCACAACTCCAATAGAACAGGCCACTTTCACCAAGTAAACCTGTCATAAATTCGATTCTGCACCGTTCACTAAGAACACTTAAGATTTTTTGTGAGAATAGAAATGATCGAGTCTCACTAATAATTGATGGTCATTATTATTTAACATTCTTGTAATGTTCGCAGAGTATAGCGTTTCATAAAATTGGAAACTAGCGAAATATAGAAAATTCCAGCTAAGGAATAAGATAGGTAAAATAACACCGCCTTCAAAATGAACATAAACACACATATTTCAGGCAACTTCTTCATCCAATTTATCATCACAAATTCGATAATAAAGATATGTTTCGAATTCCTCTTCCAGATTATCTCCCCTTTTCACCTCGATGCTGATTCCATACCCACGGATTTCGAGTATTCGTGTTCTGATTGCCGCTCCTGCTTCAGAATCACAAGATATGCTTAAATCCCTTGATAAAGGGGGAAACAGCCCGATATGCACGACACTCACTTTCTGATTCGTCGCGAACTGAACCAGGGTGCCACCCTCAATCACTTCAGAACCATTGGGTTCCGTCATACGACTCATCCACTGTGAACGATTTTCCTGCTCTTCGTCAAACTCGACGACTTCATGTGCAGAATCAGTAGACAGTAACGCCAATCCTTTCAACAATGCTTCATTACTCTCATTGATCGATTCCAGTGGCTCTGCGCTTGTTTCTTCTGCAACAAAGGTCTGTATTGGGTTTGAGATGTGTCTTTCCTGATCATGCTGCGAGAATTGTTGTCCTTCTTCATGTTGAAGCTCGGTTGGAAAATTCTCAGAAGCTGCCAACACTGCCGCCTCGCGTTCAATCAGCTCTCGTATACCAGCGAACGCCAAAAAGTAAACCGTAATCAAGCCCCATCCACCAACAGAGGTCAATTGTCCGTCTGGAAGCGCTGCGAACATTCCGCCTAAGACTGGTAGAATCAGTACCAGAGTTAGTGAATACTTCTGACTCTGTGAAAGATCCATCAGCCGCTGAGAGCGTATCAAAAGCAGAGTGGCTAAAGAGAAACACGACAGTAGACCGCCTAATGTTACCAGAGGTAAAAAGCTCTGCTGAACTTGAAAGATGCCAGTAACGCGCATTAACAGTAATGCACTGGCAAGAATGAAATTAAGACCAATCATTAAAAAAGGGAACAGCCATCTCAAACGAGATGACTTTCCCTGAATGGTTCTATTCTTAATTTGATTGATGCTGCGTTTTGTTTCTTCCATGTCGAGCATCCTCCATTCTGCCCGGCGATAGCTGCTTTATAAACCAGATGAAACCTCAACTATGACATCGCGAATTGAGGCTCAGGTACTTCGTTTCCCAGGCCAGCAGCGTCTCTCAACTCAGCAGCTTTGTCTGTTGCTTCCCAAGTGAAATCGGGATCGTTTCGACCAAAGTGCCCACCCCAGGTAGTTTTTCTGAAGATGGGACGACGCAACTGTAAATGATTAATAATCGCCTGTGGCGTTAACGGAAAGATATCTCTGACCAGTTGAGAAATCGTTTCTTCCGGAATCACCGAGGTTTCCTTTGTATCTACATAAATGCTGGTCGGTTCAGCAACACCGATCGCATAGGAAAGCTGAACTTCACACTCAGAAGCCAGGCCGGCGGCCACAATATTCTTCGCGATATAACGGGCCATATAAGCTGCAGAACGATCTACTTTAGTGGAATCCTTACCGCTGAAAGCACCGCCACCATGACGCCCCCAACCACCATATGTGTCGACAATAATTTTGCGACCTGTCAGACCAGTATCGCCATGAGGCCCCCCAATCACAAATCGACCAGTAGGATTGATATGATACTTTGTCTTGTCACTCAAAAAGTTCGCAGGAATAATTTGCTTGATCACATTTTCAATGACGAAGTCACGAATCTCTTCCTGACTGACATTTTCAGTATGCTGGGTTGAAACGACCACTGCTGAAACACCAACAGGCTTACCATCTTCATATTCAACAGTGACCTGGCTTTTACTATCTGGCAATAACCAATCGACTTCACCATTCTGACGAATTTCAGTCAGTTTATTCAAAATGCGATGGGAAAGGGCAATCGGAACCGGCATGTATTCTTCAGTCTGGTTACAGGCATAACCAAACATGAGGCCTTGATCTCCTGCACCTTCTGCATCAACACCTTGGGCAATATCTGCACTTTGTTGATGCAACTTCACCAGGACTTCACAGGTATCAGCATTAAAGCCGATATCTTTGCTGGTATAGCCAATATCGCGAATCACATCACGAGCAATTTTTTCATAATCCACCTTTGCATTACTTGTGATTTCTCCTGAGAGTACAACAAAGTCAGTTGTGCACAAAGTCTCACAAGCGACGCGCGAATATGGATCGCCAGCAAGCAGTGCATCCAATATCCCATCTGACACCTGGTCAGATACTTTATCAGGATGTCCCATACTGACCGATTCACTTGTGAACGAGAAATTAGCCATGCGTCACTCCACCCTTTTTGCATTGATTAAAAGATAGTCAAAAATATATTTCGCCCGATTTCGGAGTCACTTTGATATCCACTCAATCTTGAAAGATCATGCCAAATACACTTTTGTGAACCTGACCTTTGCGAGCGTTATTGTTCCCGATTGTAGAGCCCCTGAATGAACTCAACAAGAGATTCTCCCCTCTAGCTTAACGTTTTAAACAAGGTTTCTCAAAAGTTCAGCAGTATTTTCATTAATGATAAGTAGAATATTTTCCTGCATTCTAAGCCGCACTTTCACAGCCTGTTACTTTCGTGTTCATGAGGAGAGGAAGAATCACGTTCACAGTTCGACTTGTTGCACCACGTTGATCTAAAACAAATTTCTGGGCCCGCTCTCCCTGACTTGCTGCTTTTTGAGGATCTTTCAGCCAGTCTAACAGAGTGATAAGTAGTTCCTCCTGGTTATGAATCACCTTGACTGCCTGATGTTGGATCAATGCATCCACTACATCTTTAAAATTCCAGGTATTGGGCCCGAACATCAGAGCAGCACCATAACCAGCAGGTTCAATCATGTTTTGCCCTCCCCGCCTGGTCAAACTTCCGCCCACAAAAGCTACATCTGCCAACCCCCAACAGGCCTTTAACTCTCCCAGTGTATCCAGCAAACCAATGGCCGGTGTTTCAATATTGGAAAAAGGAAGCAGCGTACTGACATCACCTTGCCGTTGATCACTACGGCAAATTAAGGGAAGTCCATAACTTTTTACCAATTCAGCGACTTCTTCAAAGCGTTCCTGGTGCCGGGGAACCAGAATGAGTCGAAGATCCGGATTATATTTCCTGGCTTCCAGATAAACATCCAGAGCAATACGTTCTTCCGGTGCCTGCGTGCTACCTGCAACCAAAACCGTCTGTGCTGTATTTAACTGAAATGTATTTCGGAGTTCTGCTGTTAACGGATTGTCCCGCTCAATTTCAATACCATCAAACTTAATGGAACCGGTAACATGAACGCATTCTGAATTACCTTTGAGACTTCGAAACCGCTCAGCATAAGTCTCTGTCTGCGTTGCAATCAAATGGAGCCGATTCAAGAGAGGACCGATCAATTTGCGAATCCGCCAATATCCACGAAAACTCTTTTCGCTCAAGCGGCCATTGATAATAGAGACTGGTATTTTTAACTCAGCAGCAGCGAGTACAAAATTTGGCCAAAGTTCCATCTCCACCAGAATCACCGCCGTTGGTTGAATTCGCTGAAGGGCACGCTTGACTGCCCACGAAAAATCGAGCGGAAAATAACAAATACGATATTGGGGAAATTTCTCTTGAGCGACAGCAAACCCGGTATGAGTTGTCGTCGTGATGACAAACTCCACATTTGGAATCTGTTCTTGAATTTGATCTAATAACGGTGGCAGTTGAAGCACTTCACCGACACTGACAGCGTGAAACCAAAAACAGGGACGATCTTCATCCCGACGCTGAAGGTTTCCAAGAAACTTCTGACTCCAACCAGATCGATATTTTTTTTGAACCAAAATCCGATACAGGATAATCGGAAAAACAACTGCCAACAACAGGCAATAAACAAGGTTTAAAAGATAAGAAATTAAACGCACGGGATTCCATTCCCTTATCAAATTCTGGTGTTGCCTGGGCACATTACCGTTTAAAAACTATAGGTTCTTCCCGCAGCACTTTTTATATTTTTTCCCGCTACCACAAGGACATGGATCGTTCCTGCCTACTTTGGGTTGCTGATTCACAATTGGGTCGATTGTTTGCTGTGATGGCTCTGAAGGACTTCCTGATTCCTCCCCAGGCTCATCATATCCATAATCATCTGAGACCTCTTCATGTACCGTCGAAGTGACCTGCCATAAAGAACCAACAAAATCAGGACTCTGTTTTTCCAATCGGAAGATGGCTGAGGTGACTTGCTGACCAATCCGCCCCCACATCGCATCGAAGGCCTTCATCCCTTCGCGACGATATTCTACCTTGGGATCTTTTTGGGCATAACCAACCAGACCAATTCCGGCCCGTAAATGGTCCATGTAATACAAATGGTCTTTCCAAGATGTATCTAAAACTTCCAGAATGAGCGAACGTTCCGCCTGACTCAGTTCGGGACGATACCGATGATTGTAAGCTTGATACAACCGTGTTCGAATCTCATCATCAGATAAAGGTTCCAGCTCTTCCGTCGTTAAATTCGTCTCCAGTTCCTGATTGGCCCATTCAACCAGTTCTCCTAACGCCGGATTGTGGGAACCTCCATGAACTCCATTCCCTGAAGCAACAGTGGCTTCTTCCGAGTATGCTTTAGTGAGAAACTGTTCGATCTGTGAAGAAGCTTCTCCATTGACAAAAACTTTCTCACTTTCAGCGGAAAGAATCTGTTGGATTTCATTAACAGGCTTACCTTTCAACGATTCCAATTCCAGATTCGTTTGGAACCTTGTATTAGCCCATTTCACCAGTCCAATGCGACTATTCGCTTCATTACCGGGCTGTTGATTTCCGAGGAAATTATACATGCCAACAGTGACAGGAAACGTCACTTCTTTTTCGCGATATAGTTCTTTGACTTTTTCAAGGACCTTCTCTTTCGCTTCAGGAATACTCAGATCTTTAAAATCCTCAGGATCGGCGGTAATCCCAAACTGATAATCCAAATATCCGACCAGAGAACGCATACCCCAGCTTGAATCAAGGAAGGTCTCTAACGGCGAGAAATCAATGCGACCAATGGCTTTCTGTGCGTGATCGTATAAAAATTGGTGTAAACCATCTTTGCCGCTTTTCTTTAACTCACGTTCATTCAAATTCAGGCTAAAATGCGCGTTGGCCCATTTGGCGAGTGCCTGCCAGTTCCAATCATCTTCATACTCTTCTGGCAAATTCTCTTCAATCTGTTCAGCAATTAAATCATCAGCTTGTCGACTGGCTTCATCTTTCAGGTAGCTGACTAATTGCTCAAACGTCATATCTCGAACACTGACAGCTTCGACGTCAATATGCGCTTCCTGACCACACCAGGCCGCGATCGTATCCCAGCGGTAATTACTGTCGAGCAAGCGATCGGTTTCTTCGTCTACCTGTCGTTCGATCATTTCTAAAATCAAATCGCGGCAATTACAGCCATCCAGGATTTGTTGTCGGTAGCCGTAGACGTTTTTACGTTGCTCGTCCATCACTTCATCGTATTCGAGCAGATGCTTACGCTGTTCAAAATGGCGTTCTTCAACCTTTTTCTGAGCACCTTCAATCCGGTTTGAGACCATGCGGCTCTCAATCGCTTCGCCTTCTTCCATGCCCATGCGGGACAAAATCGATTTGACCCAATCCCCCGCAAAGACCCGCATCAGTTTGTCTTCCAGAGAAAGAAAGAAACGACTGGAACCCGGATCTCCCTGACGACCAGACCGACCACGTAACTGCAAATCAATGCGGCGGGAGTCATGACGCTCTGAGCCGATCACATGCAATCCGCCCAGTTGGGTGACCTCTTCCGCTTCGACATCCATGCCTTCCCGTTTTTCGATTTCTTTGACAAGCTGATCCCACTCTGTTTTGGGAACCTGCAAACGAGATTCATATTTCTGGCTCAATTCATCCCAGGCAAGATGCTCAGCACTCCCCCCTAGAATGATATCGGTACCTCGCCCGGCCATATTGGTCGCAATCGTGACGGCTCCTCTGCGCCCCGCCTGTGCGATAATTTCCGCTTCGCGCTCGTGCTGCTTTGCATTGAGTACGTTATGTTGAATCCCGTATTTACTCAATTTATGGCTGACGATTTCCGACTGCTCAATGGATACCGTTCCCACCAGAATCGGACATCCCTTATTGTGAACCTCACGCACTTCATCAGCAATCGCAGTCCACTTCTCTTTCTCTGTTTGATAGATCACATCGGGATGATTGATCCGCTGCATCGGACGGTTCGTAGGAATGCTGACCACATCCAGTTGATAAATCTTCCAGAACTCTTCCGCTTCAGTCATGGCGGTACCGGTCATACCCGATAGCTTGTCATAGAGTTTGAAGAAGTTTTGCAAGGTAATTGTTGCTAGAGTTTGCGATTCTTCTTTAATCCGAACGCCCTCTTTGGCCTCCACAGCCTGATGCAAGCCATCGCCCCACTGACGTCCTGGCATTAAGCGACCAGTATGATCATCGACGATAATCACTTCCCCCTGTTGAACGACATAGTTCACATCTCGTTTATAAAGATGATGGGCTTTGAGTGCATTATCGATTAAATGAGGCCACTCCATATTGCCGGCCGTGTAAAAACTTTCCACTCCAGCCAGTTCTTCCGCATGTTTGACACCTGCATCAGTTAAGTGACATGTATGTTCTTTTTCTTTGACCTCAAAATCGACGCCCACTTTGAGTTTCATTGAGACGGAATTTGCCTTGGAATATTTTGTGAGATCATCCTGAGCCGGCCCGGAAATAATGAGTGGTGTTCGGGCTTCATCGATCAGAATATTGTCAATTTCATCGACAACAGCATAATGAAGAGGCCCCTGCACCTGCAGCTCTTTCACAGGTTTCATATTATCGCGCAGATAATCAAAACCGAATTCGTTATTCGTTCCATACGTAATATCACAGGCGTAATGCTTCTGCCGTTCTTCAGGTCCCATTCGAGACTGAATGGCACCGACGGTCAATCCCAGGGCAATATGAATCGGCCCCATCCACTCCATATCACGTTGCGCAAGATAATCGTTAACGGTTACAATATGGACCTTGCCGGACAAGGCATTCAGAAACGCGGGTAAGGAAGAAACCAATGTCTTCCCTTCTCCTGTTACCATTTCAGCAATCATGCCTTTATGCAGAAAGTAGCCTCCAATCATCTGCACGGAGTAATGCCGCATATTCAAATTACGCCAGGCAGATTCCCTAACCGCGGCAAATGCATAGGTCAGAATATCATCCAGCGTTTCACCGGCTTCCAATCGCGCACGCAATTTCGACGCGGTCTGTTTTAATTCTTCATCAGATAGTTTCTGTAATTCAGGTTCGAAGCTATCGATTTCAGCCAGCATCGAGCCAGGTACAACTTCATCGTTGCCTTCTTTGTCTCTGACGAATCCCAGTTTTCGAATTTGTCGCTCGTTTGATGAACCGAACAGACCCGTTAAAAATCGTTCGAACCATGCCGTTACAACAGTCAGCCATTCACCTAGTTTGTCAAGGAATTCCATTTTTTAACCTGAACTCGAATTCTCGAAAATAGTCTATCTATCGCCTCTGGTTCATTTCACGCTGACTGTCATACTGGCAGTAGCAACGGTCCATTCAAGAATTGACAGAGCGCGTATCGCCAAACGATGCCCTGTAACCAGAATACATGTAATTTCTGTAAGTTCTTCTCTTTCCGAAGTTTATTTATTTTGAAAAGTATGGTCAATGGCGGTATTTGCTTCCTGTTTGACCATCGCTTCGGGAGATTCAGAGGCTCACTCATAATGAAATGCAACCAATGTGCCAAGTCTGGGGCATTTGTAATATCTACCTCTGGATCTTTTAACCGAAATGCTTATATTTTCATGGGATGGATCAGAACCCCACCTTTCAACTGATTCATACTTAAACCCTTACGGAGATTACAGATGTATAATGGACCTGATTCAGAAAAATACCAGGTAG
The Gimesia aquarii DNA segment above includes these coding regions:
- a CDS encoding 3-oxoacyl-ACP synthase III family protein — encoded protein: MHKISLKYKTKNQVNSSDLESVLDASGLLNQQVKLSSDKKKIESKRGRQVISQRTNSLLGVQIVSSGSYVPNNIVTNQDLQERYGFDPEWIEQRTGILERRHAPPEMATSDLCYEAAQKAIRAARVSPEDIDLLIVGTFTPDYQCPSVSCLVQDRLGLDAPAIDLQAACAGFMYSLVTAAQYVATGNSKLALVIGGDCNSRIVNPEDRRVAPLFGDGAGAVLLAKGDPHQGLTCYQTGSDGSGSSLLDRPAGGTRNPATVEDIKDGRHFLSMDGRSVFKWAVRTVADSIDLMLTKTGMSVHEIDLFLMHQANIRIIDSACEQLGIPREKVFNNLSKYGNTSAGSIPIVLDEAFQAGLINRGDTVLLSGFGAGLAWGTGLFRW
- the metK gene encoding methionine adenosyltransferase, whose protein sequence is MANFSFTSESVSMGHPDKVSDQVSDGILDALLAGDPYSRVACETLCTTDFVVLSGEITSNAKVDYEKIARDVIRDIGYTSKDIGFNADTCEVLVKLHQQSADIAQGVDAEGAGDQGLMFGYACNQTEEYMPVPIALSHRILNKLTEIRQNGEVDWLLPDSKSQVTVEYEDGKPVGVSAVVVSTQHTENVSQEEIRDFVIENVIKQIIPANFLSDKTKYHINPTGRFVIGGPHGDTGLTGRKIIVDTYGGWGRHGGGAFSGKDSTKVDRSAAYMARYIAKNIVAAGLASECEVQLSYAIGVAEPTSIYVDTKETSVIPEETISQLVRDIFPLTPQAIINHLQLRRPIFRKTTWGGHFGRNDPDFTWEATDKAAELRDAAGLGNEVPEPQFAMS
- a CDS encoding 3-deoxy-D-manno-octulosonic acid transferase, encoding MRLISYLLNLVYCLLLAVVFPIILYRILVQKKYRSGWSQKFLGNLQRRDEDRPCFWFHAVSVGEVLQLPPLLDQIQEQIPNVEFVITTTTHTGFAVAQEKFPQYRICYFPLDFSWAVKRALQRIQPTAVILVEMELWPNFVLAAAELKIPVSIINGRLSEKSFRGYWRIRKLIGPLLNRLHLIATQTETYAERFRSLKGNSECVHVTGSIKFDGIEIERDNPLTAELRNTFQLNTAQTVLVAGSTQAPEERIALDVYLEARKYNPDLRLILVPRHQERFEEVAELVKSYGLPLICRSDQRQGDVSTLLPFSNIETPAIGLLDTLGELKACWGLADVAFVGGSLTRRGGQNMIEPAGYGAALMFGPNTWNFKDVVDALIQHQAVKVIHNQEELLITLLDWLKDPQKAASQGERAQKFVLDQRGATSRTVNVILPLLMNTKVTGCESAA
- the secA gene encoding preprotein translocase subunit SecA; protein product: MEFLDKLGEWLTVVTAWFERFLTGLFGSSNERQIRKLGFVRDKEGNDEVVPGSMLAEIDSFEPELQKLSDEELKQTASKLRARLEAGETLDDILTYAFAAVRESAWRNLNMRHYSVQMIGGYFLHKGMIAEMVTGEGKTLVSSLPAFLNALSGKVHIVTVNDYLAQRDMEWMGPIHIALGLTVGAIQSRMGPEERQKHYACDITYGTNNEFGFDYLRDNMKPVKELQVQGPLHYAVVDEIDNILIDEARTPLIISGPAQDDLTKYSKANSVSMKLKVGVDFEVKEKEHTCHLTDAGVKHAEELAGVESFYTAGNMEWPHLIDNALKAHHLYKRDVNYVVQQGEVIIVDDHTGRLMPGRQWGDGLHQAVEAKEGVRIKEESQTLATITLQNFFKLYDKLSGMTGTAMTEAEEFWKIYQLDVVSIPTNRPMQRINHPDVIYQTEKEKWTAIADEVREVHNKGCPILVGTVSIEQSEIVSHKLSKYGIQHNVLNAKQHEREAEIIAQAGRRGAVTIATNMAGRGTDIILGGSAEHLAWDELSQKYESRLQVPKTEWDQLVKEIEKREGMDVEAEEVTQLGGLHVIGSERHDSRRIDLQLRGRSGRQGDPGSSRFFLSLEDKLMRVFAGDWVKSILSRMGMEEGEAIESRMVSNRIEGAQKKVEERHFEQRKHLLEYDEVMDEQRKNVYGYRQQILDGCNCRDLILEMIERQVDEETDRLLDSNYRWDTIAAWCGQEAHIDVEAVSVRDMTFEQLVSYLKDEASRQADDLIAEQIEENLPEEYEDDWNWQALAKWANAHFSLNLNERELKKSGKDGLHQFLYDHAQKAIGRIDFSPLETFLDSSWGMRSLVGYLDYQFGITADPEDFKDLSIPEAKEKVLEKVKELYREKEVTFPVTVGMYNFLGNQQPGNEANSRIGLVKWANTRFQTNLELESLKGKPVNEIQQILSAESEKVFVNGEASSQIEQFLTKAYSEEATVASGNGVHGGSHNPALGELVEWANQELETNLTTEELEPLSDDEIRTRLYQAYNHRYRPELSQAERSLILEVLDTSWKDHLYYMDHLRAGIGLVGYAQKDPKVEYRREGMKAFDAMWGRIGQQVTSAIFRLEKQSPDFVGSLWQVTSTVHEEVSDDYGYDEPGEESGSPSEPSQQTIDPIVNQQPKVGRNDPCPCGSGKKYKKCCGKNL